A single region of the Caballeronia insecticola genome encodes:
- a CDS encoding ABC transporter substrate-binding protein — protein MKGVRGVCGVSVLGATLVAWVALGSVAASAADLTTVRIGIANASSDVAFFIAEKKGYFRQEGLDAKFIPFDSGAKMVAPLGAGQLDVAGGSPSAGLYNAVVRGIGIKIVADKGSTPPGYGYQPLLVRSDLVANGRYKSLADLKGMKVAGSATGSASTSTMNEALKKAGLKTSDVERIYLSFPQHVMALQNKAVDAALTTEPSATEAVKRGAAVRVVGDDQIYPNHQLAVVLYSTGFIKEHPQAAKAFMRAYIRAVRDYNNALSNGKIAGPNAPEVISILTEYTPIKDPNIYRTIVPQGTNPDGKLNVPSLENDLAFFKSEGVVKGNVTVAQVLDTSFAENAVKELGPYKPLK, from the coding sequence GTGAAAGGAGTCAGGGGAGTCTGCGGAGTCAGCGTATTGGGCGCGACGCTCGTCGCGTGGGTCGCGCTCGGATCGGTGGCGGCCAGTGCTGCCGATTTGACGACCGTGCGAATCGGCATCGCCAACGCGAGCAGCGACGTCGCGTTCTTCATCGCGGAGAAAAAGGGCTACTTCCGTCAGGAAGGGCTCGACGCGAAATTCATCCCGTTCGACTCCGGCGCCAAGATGGTCGCGCCGCTCGGTGCAGGTCAGCTCGATGTCGCGGGCGGCTCGCCATCGGCGGGGCTGTATAACGCGGTGGTGCGCGGCATCGGCATCAAGATCGTGGCAGACAAGGGCTCGACGCCGCCGGGCTACGGTTATCAGCCGCTACTCGTGCGCAGCGATCTCGTGGCGAACGGCCGCTATAAATCGCTCGCCGACCTGAAGGGCATGAAGGTGGCGGGGAGCGCAACGGGCAGTGCATCCACGTCGACCATGAACGAGGCACTCAAGAAAGCCGGCCTCAAGACGAGCGACGTCGAGCGCATCTATCTCTCGTTTCCGCAGCACGTGATGGCACTGCAGAACAAGGCGGTCGATGCCGCGCTCACCACCGAACCGTCGGCAACGGAAGCCGTCAAACGCGGCGCTGCCGTGCGCGTGGTCGGCGACGATCAAATCTATCCGAATCATCAGCTCGCGGTCGTGCTCTATTCGACGGGCTTCATCAAGGAACATCCGCAAGCGGCGAAGGCCTTCATGCGCGCCTATATCCGCGCCGTGCGCGACTACAACAACGCGCTCTCGAACGGCAAGATCGCCGGGCCGAACGCACCGGAAGTGATTTCGATCCTCACCGAATACACGCCGATCAAAGACCCCAACATCTATCGCACGATCGTGCCGCAGGGCACGAATCCGGATGGCAAGCTCAACGTGCCGAGCCTCGAGAACGATCTCGCGTTCTTCAAGAGCGAGGGCGTCGTGAAGGGCAACGTGACGGTCGCGCAAGTGCTCGACACATCGTTCGCCGAAAACGCCGTGAAGGAACTCGGCCCGTACAAACCGCTTAAGTAA
- a CDS encoding porin translates to MKKTALFLALPVLAGAGVAHAQSSVTLYGLLDAGLVYINNQSGHSNIETVTGQTNGSRWGLRGSEDLGGGMKAIFTIENGFDTSNGKLLQGGREFGRQAFVGLSSPYGTVTLGRQYDPMTEWIGEIAATSIWAWVGTHPGDFDNLNSNFRVNNAVKYVSPNLYGLRLSGIFAPGGVAGDFASGRVYTLAANYVNGPITAAIAYDNVNNPSISAYDGTVNPGAAGYTSPGKSPVYSGYASANSVEIFGAGISYSFGAGKVGFVYTNTRFNDILRTPTTPNTGKATFNSYEINARWFVIPTLQVAASFDYTKAESAKYEQVDFGPDYFFSKRTDLNLVGVWQHASGIDSTGKPAVAAIGSLGQSSTPNQVAVKLSLRHRF, encoded by the coding sequence ATGAAAAAGACAGCGCTGTTTCTCGCACTTCCCGTACTTGCCGGAGCGGGCGTCGCCCACGCTCAAAGCTCGGTCACGCTTTACGGTCTGCTCGACGCCGGTCTGGTCTACATCAACAATCAGTCGGGACACTCGAACATCGAGACTGTGACGGGGCAGACGAACGGAAGCCGCTGGGGTTTGCGCGGCTCCGAAGATCTCGGCGGCGGCATGAAGGCGATCTTCACGATCGAGAACGGCTTCGATACGTCGAACGGCAAGCTGCTTCAAGGTGGACGCGAGTTCGGCCGGCAAGCGTTCGTCGGCTTGTCGAGTCCCTATGGCACGGTCACGTTGGGCCGTCAGTATGATCCGATGACCGAATGGATCGGCGAAATCGCCGCGACGTCGATCTGGGCCTGGGTCGGCACGCATCCGGGCGACTTCGATAATCTCAACTCGAACTTCCGCGTCAACAACGCGGTGAAGTACGTGTCGCCGAATCTGTATGGCCTGCGTCTGTCCGGCATCTTCGCGCCGGGCGGCGTGGCGGGCGACTTCGCATCGGGCCGCGTCTACACGCTCGCGGCGAACTATGTGAACGGCCCGATCACGGCGGCCATCGCCTACGACAACGTGAACAACCCGTCGATCTCCGCTTACGACGGCACCGTGAATCCGGGCGCGGCGGGCTATACGTCGCCGGGCAAAAGCCCTGTCTATAGCGGCTATGCGTCGGCGAACTCGGTCGAGATTTTTGGCGCGGGCATCTCGTACAGCTTCGGCGCGGGCAAGGTCGGCTTCGTCTATACCAACACGCGTTTCAACGACATTTTGCGCACGCCGACCACGCCGAACACCGGCAAGGCAACTTTCAACAGCTACGAAATCAATGCGCGCTGGTTCGTGATTCCGACGTTGCAGGTCGCCGCATCCTTCGACTATACGAAGGCCGAATCCGCGAAATACGAACAGGTGGATTTCGGGCCCGACTACTTTTTCTCCAAGCGCACCGACCTGAATCTCGTCGGCGTGTGGCAGCACGCATCGGGAATCGATTCGACCGGCAAGCCCGCCGTTGCAGCCATCGGCTCGCTCGGACAGTCGAGCACGCCCAACCAGGTGGCGGTCAAGCTCTCGCTGCGTCATCGCTTCTGA
- a CDS encoding IclR family transcriptional regulator, with translation MKSEATPNEAQKEEGPQRLSSVTAALQLLKVFSEHEPELGISVLAKRMGIAKSTAHRLASALLAEGMLEQNEENGRYRLGIQLFTLGALVRRRFDVAKQAVPFLHVLREHTDETVHLAVLDDTSIVYLFNLESDQAIRMRSYIGVRKPAFCTAEGHVLLASRTPDVVSRVLKEGLTARTPKTNTDTQVFLKTLEAARRDGYSIDDEESEVGMRGIAAPVRDISGNVVAAVGVGGPAQRLTKKALRAAVPHLLTAAEGISATLGYHRLL, from the coding sequence ATGAAATCAGAGGCAACGCCGAACGAAGCGCAGAAGGAGGAAGGGCCGCAGCGTCTGTCGTCGGTGACGGCGGCGCTCCAGTTGCTCAAGGTCTTCTCGGAACATGAGCCGGAGCTTGGCATCAGCGTGCTCGCGAAGCGCATGGGCATTGCGAAAAGCACGGCACACCGGCTCGCAAGCGCGCTGCTCGCGGAAGGCATGCTGGAGCAGAACGAGGAGAACGGGCGTTACCGGCTCGGTATTCAGTTGTTCACGCTTGGCGCGCTCGTGCGGCGCAGGTTCGACGTAGCGAAGCAGGCCGTGCCGTTCCTGCACGTGCTGCGCGAACACACCGACGAAACCGTGCATCTCGCGGTGCTGGACGATACGAGCATCGTGTACCTGTTCAATCTCGAGAGCGATCAGGCTATCCGCATGCGTTCGTATATCGGCGTGCGCAAACCTGCGTTCTGCACCGCCGAAGGTCATGTTTTGCTGGCTTCGCGCACGCCCGACGTCGTGTCGCGTGTGCTGAAGGAAGGACTTACGGCGCGCACGCCGAAGACCAACACGGACACGCAAGTGTTCCTGAAGACGCTGGAAGCGGCGCGGCGCGACGGTTACTCGATCGACGACGAAGAGTCGGAGGTCGGCATGCGCGGCATCGCGGCGCCCGTGCGGGATATCTCGGGCAACGTGGTGGCCGCAGTGGGTGTCGGCGGTCCGGCGCAGCGGCTTACGAAGAAGGCGCTGCGCGCAGCGGTTCCGCATTTGCTTACCGCGGCCGAAGGTATTTCCGCCACGCTCGGATACCACAGGCTGCTATGA
- a CDS encoding 2Fe-2S iron-sulfur cluster-binding protein — protein sequence MHSDGHANRITLAASDQSFECEAGDVMLRSALRAGVAFPYECNVGACGNCKFELIEGEVDVVWPEAPGWTAKDRERRRYLGCQSAPRGDCTIKMRPSAHYAPKHTPRRVTATLVARREITHDIEEFRFELSADMPFEPGQYALLTLPGVKGPRAYSMSNIVNAGSQPRELHFQIRRVANGQGTGVLFDALDIGAHIDIDGPYGMAYLRRDVKRDILCIAGGSGLAPMISIARGVAAEPALGDVKLHFLYGGRTPRDVCGRDMLEALPGWAERLHFQAAVSDVTPDSETVWDGHVGFVHTVAETLFGEALRDMEIYFAGPPAMGAAVQRALVALKVPFEQVHFDQFY from the coding sequence ATGCATTCGGACGGCCACGCAAATCGCATCACGCTCGCAGCATCTGATCAATCTTTCGAATGCGAGGCCGGCGATGTGATGCTGCGCTCGGCCTTGCGCGCGGGCGTCGCGTTTCCGTACGAGTGCAACGTGGGTGCATGCGGCAACTGCAAGTTCGAACTGATCGAAGGCGAGGTCGATGTCGTATGGCCCGAGGCGCCCGGCTGGACCGCAAAGGACCGCGAGCGGCGCCGCTATCTCGGTTGTCAGAGCGCGCCGCGTGGCGACTGTACGATCAAGATGCGTCCGTCCGCGCACTATGCGCCGAAGCACACGCCGCGCCGTGTGACGGCTACGCTGGTCGCGCGTCGAGAGATTACGCACGACATCGAGGAATTCCGTTTCGAGCTTTCCGCCGACATGCCTTTCGAGCCGGGCCAGTATGCGCTGCTGACGCTTCCGGGTGTCAAGGGCCCGCGCGCGTACTCGATGAGCAATATCGTCAACGCCGGCAGTCAGCCGCGCGAGCTGCACTTCCAGATTCGCCGCGTGGCGAACGGGCAGGGCACCGGCGTGCTTTTCGATGCGCTCGATATAGGCGCGCACATCGACATCGACGGGCCTTATGGCATGGCGTATCTGCGCCGCGATGTGAAGCGCGACATTCTCTGCATCGCGGGCGGCTCGGGCCTTGCACCGATGATCTCGATTGCACGCGGCGTCGCGGCCGAACCCGCGCTCGGCGACGTCAAGCTGCATTTCCTCTATGGCGGGCGCACGCCGCGCGACGTGTGCGGCCGCGACATGCTCGAAGCATTGCCGGGCTGGGCCGAACGCCTGCATTTCCAGGCCGCTGTATCCGATGTCACGCCCGATAGCGAAACCGTCTGGGACGGTCACGTCGGCTTCGTGCATACGGTTGCCGAAACGCTCTTCGGCGAAGCACTGCGCGACATGGAGATCTATTTCGCCGGGCCGCCTGCGATGGGCGCAGCCGTGCAGCGCGCACTCGTTGCGTTGAAGGTGCCGTTCGAGCAGGTGCACTTCGATCAGTTCTATTGA
- a CDS encoding 4,5-dihydroxyphthalate decarboxylase, whose product MSKLRLTFGCWNYDRTRALMDGSVQPDGIDLNYLNMPVEETFFRMLRHHEFDASEMSLSSYTMSCFREPRPFIAIPVFPSRFFRHSCIYVNADSGIEKPQDLIGKRIGNPEYQMTAPVWIRGILSDHYGVPVDSVTYYTGGEEEPNRPEKLKLDLPSNIRVEQIGPDKTLSQMLLDGEIDALYTARMPSSFVNGQRRVKRLFENYIDVERQYFRDTKMFPIMHTVVLRREVYEANRWAAQSLYKALIESQRRTYADLNETAALKSMLPWLNAHVEETRKEMGDDFWPYGLDKNRENLRTFLRYSYEQGLSKRLLEPAEIFAPETFESFKI is encoded by the coding sequence TTGTCCAAGCTGAGACTCACTTTCGGATGCTGGAATTACGACCGCACGCGCGCCCTGATGGACGGCAGCGTGCAGCCCGACGGCATCGACCTCAATTATCTGAACATGCCGGTGGAAGAGACGTTCTTTCGCATGCTGCGGCATCATGAGTTCGATGCATCGGAGATGTCGCTGTCGTCCTACACGATGTCGTGCTTTCGCGAGCCGCGTCCGTTCATCGCGATTCCGGTGTTCCCGTCGCGCTTCTTTCGTCATTCGTGCATCTACGTGAATGCGGATTCGGGCATTGAGAAGCCGCAGGATTTGATCGGCAAGCGCATCGGCAATCCGGAATATCAGATGACCGCGCCCGTCTGGATTCGCGGCATTCTGTCGGATCATTACGGCGTGCCGGTCGACAGCGTGACGTATTACACCGGCGGCGAAGAAGAGCCGAACCGGCCGGAAAAGCTCAAGCTCGATTTGCCTTCGAACATTCGCGTCGAACAAATTGGCCCGGACAAGACGCTTTCGCAGATGCTGCTCGACGGCGAGATCGATGCGCTCTATACCGCGCGCATGCCTTCTTCGTTTGTGAATGGTCAGAGGCGCGTGAAGCGTCTTTTCGAAAACTATATCGATGTCGAGCGTCAGTACTTCCGCGACACGAAAATGTTCCCGATCATGCATACGGTCGTGCTCAGGCGCGAAGTCTATGAGGCCAATCGCTGGGCCGCGCAATCGCTTTATAAGGCATTGATCGAGTCGCAACGCCGCACGTATGCCGATCTCAACGAAACCGCCGCGCTCAAGTCGATGTTGCCCTGGCTGAATGCGCACGTCGAAGAGACGCGCAAGGAAATGGGCGACGATTTCTGGCCTTATGGTCTCGACAAGAATCGCGAAAACCTGCGGACGTTCCTGCGATATTCGTATGAGCAGGGCTTATCGAAGCGCCTGCTCGAACCGGCAGAAATCTTTGCGCCGGAGACGTTCGAGTCGTTCAAGATCTGA
- a CDS encoding VIT1/CCC1 transporter family protein — protein MASRTELKRFSSNLADELDSAALYETLAQAEKQEDKRRVYADLAEAERRHADIWAAKLKANGVPVRAHRISLKTRITRTLARVFGPDFVLRSVAANEMADRDKYAGQPDAAQMSAEERHHADIVQEVVNRNKGLDKGSAIAAAESWHRGVASGNDLRAAVLGANDGLVSNFCLIMGVAGAGSDSRTVLVTAFAGLIAGAASMALGEWLSVTNSRELARTQIAKEKDELEHMPDAERHELALIYQAKGIEPAEARRVAAQIMRDKDKALDTLTREELGLDPQELGGNPWTAAFASFALFAVGAIFPAIAFLWSSGADAIAQCIVLSGLGLAAIGVFTSLFNGRSAIFSALRQVLIGMVAAGCTFGLGKVLGVSL, from the coding sequence ATGGCGTCCCGAACCGAGCTTAAACGCTTTTCATCCAATCTTGCCGACGAACTCGACAGCGCCGCGCTTTACGAAACGCTCGCGCAAGCCGAAAAGCAGGAAGACAAGCGGCGCGTCTATGCGGACCTTGCCGAAGCCGAACGTCGTCACGCCGATATCTGGGCCGCGAAGCTCAAGGCGAACGGCGTGCCGGTTCGCGCGCATCGCATCAGTTTGAAGACGCGGATCACGCGCACGTTAGCCCGCGTATTCGGACCCGACTTCGTGCTGCGTTCGGTTGCCGCCAACGAAATGGCCGATCGCGATAAATACGCGGGCCAGCCCGACGCCGCGCAGATGTCAGCGGAAGAACGACATCACGCCGATATCGTTCAGGAAGTGGTCAATCGAAACAAAGGCCTCGACAAAGGCAGTGCAATTGCGGCGGCTGAATCGTGGCATCGCGGCGTCGCATCGGGTAACGATCTGCGTGCTGCGGTGCTCGGTGCGAACGATGGCCTCGTGTCGAACTTCTGTCTCATCATGGGCGTTGCGGGCGCGGGCAGCGACAGCAGAACCGTGCTCGTGACCGCCTTCGCGGGACTGATTGCAGGCGCCGCTTCAATGGCGCTCGGTGAATGGCTCTCCGTGACGAATTCGCGCGAACTGGCGCGCACGCAGATCGCGAAGGAGAAGGACGAACTCGAGCACATGCCGGATGCGGAGCGCCACGAGCTCGCGCTCATCTATCAGGCGAAAGGGATCGAACCTGCAGAAGCGCGGCGCGTGGCCGCCCAGATCATGCGCGACAAAGATAAGGCGCTCGATACGCTCACGCGCGAAGAACTCGGTCTCGATCCGCAAGAACTCGGCGGCAATCCGTGGACTGCCGCGTTCGCGTCGTTTGCGCTCTTCGCTGTGGGCGCGATCTTTCCGGCCATCGCGTTTCTGTGGTCGAGCGGCGCGGATGCTATCGCGCAATGCATCGTGTTGAGCGGTCTGGGGCTAGCGGCGATCGGCGTGTTCACATCGCTCTTCAACGGCCGCAGCGCGATATTCTCGGCGCTGCGGCAGGTGCTGATCGGTATGGTCGCCGCGGGTTGCACGTTCGGGCTTGGCAAGGTCTTGGGCGTTTCTCTTTGA
- a CDS encoding PDR/VanB family oxidoreductase — MLTLTVTDKREIADDIFLFELRDRNGETLPPFTAGAHLLVHTPAGIARRYSLCNAPAERDRYVIAVKRDAAGGGGSLSMARDVNAGTTLNVSSPLNYFPLANDASRYLLIAGGIGITPMRAMMAELAARNAPFDVIYCTRAPESTAFLDEFSAAELAHKVRVHHDFGDRAQSIAIEPLVAERHGNTHIYCCGPRPLMQAVRDATAHWPSSAVHFEDFGTSSHENAAGEKAFTVRLARSGGCVNVAPGESILDALRANGIDTPSSCEAGTCGSCRTRLLAGEADHRDFVLDEDEQESEIMICVSRACSNELVLDI; from the coding sequence ATGCTTACGCTCACGGTCACCGACAAGCGCGAAATCGCCGATGACATCTTTCTCTTCGAGTTGCGCGACCGAAACGGCGAGACGCTGCCGCCCTTTACCGCCGGCGCGCATCTGCTGGTTCATACACCCGCGGGCATCGCACGACGTTATTCGCTGTGCAATGCGCCCGCCGAACGCGACCGCTATGTGATCGCCGTCAAGCGCGATGCGGCAGGCGGCGGCGGCTCCCTCAGCATGGCTCGCGATGTGAACGCGGGAACGACGCTGAATGTATCGTCACCACTGAACTACTTTCCGCTTGCAAACGACGCATCGCGCTATTTGCTGATCGCAGGCGGAATCGGCATCACGCCCATGCGCGCGATGATGGCCGAACTCGCCGCACGCAATGCACCATTCGATGTGATCTATTGCACGCGTGCGCCCGAATCGACTGCGTTTCTCGACGAATTCAGTGCAGCCGAACTTGCGCACAAGGTACGCGTGCATCACGACTTTGGCGATCGGGCGCAATCCATCGCAATCGAACCGCTGGTCGCGGAAAGACATGGCAATACGCATATCTATTGCTGCGGCCCGCGTCCGCTGATGCAGGCGGTGCGCGACGCGACCGCTCATTGGCCCTCGTCCGCCGTGCATTTCGAGGACTTCGGCACGAGTTCGCACGAAAACGCAGCGGGCGAAAAAGCGTTCACGGTGCGCCTTGCGCGCAGCGGCGGATGCGTGAACGTCGCGCCCGGCGAATCGATCCTCGATGCGCTGCGCGCCAACGGCATCGACACGCCGAGCTCATGCGAGGCCGGCACATGCGGATCGTGCAGAACGCGTTTGCTGGCGGGCGAAGCCGATCATCGCGATTTCGTTCTCGATGAAGACGAGCAAGAATCGGAGATCATGATCTGCGTATCGCGCGCGTGCTCGAACGAACTGGTTCTCGACATCTAA
- a CDS encoding Gfo/Idh/MocA family oxidoreductase, whose product MTHAPKSDSTHDRAAQECVRIGIVGFGTAGRAFVPAIRKHAGFVLAGFADPSATVRVAGAQEYGVSAYESIEELIAHGALDAVYIASPTTLHRAHVELAARAGKHVLVEKPMAANLDDARAMVAAADAAGIVLLAGHSHSYDQPIQAMRELIQSGELGRVRMVHTWCFTDWIYRPRRPDELDTAQGGGVTLRQGSHQFDIIRLLAGGAARSVRAKTFDWDPERRAIGAHTVFIEFADGAAATAVYNGYGRFASAELSFDIGEWGFPAQPRAIAKPSSIEDELRAKAARARHAIPASAPDQPFFGLTLVSCERGEIRQSPKGLFVYTHEGRREIELPTDISPRELVMREFHDAISGRKRAIHDGRWGLANLEVCAAAIASSERGEEVFLMHQVALA is encoded by the coding sequence GTGACGCATGCACCGAAGTCCGACAGCACTCACGACCGCGCCGCACAAGAGTGCGTGCGCATCGGCATCGTCGGCTTCGGCACGGCGGGACGCGCATTCGTGCCCGCCATTCGCAAACATGCGGGCTTCGTGCTCGCGGGCTTCGCCGATCCATCGGCGACGGTGCGTGTAGCAGGCGCACAGGAATACGGCGTGAGCGCCTACGAAAGCATCGAGGAACTCATCGCGCATGGTGCGCTCGATGCCGTCTATATCGCGTCGCCGACCACGCTGCATCGCGCGCACGTCGAGCTGGCTGCACGCGCGGGCAAGCATGTGCTCGTCGAGAAGCCGATGGCCGCGAATCTCGACGATGCCCGCGCCATGGTCGCCGCCGCCGATGCCGCGGGCATCGTCCTTCTCGCGGGTCATTCGCACAGTTACGATCAGCCCATTCAAGCGATGCGCGAGTTGATCCAGTCGGGCGAACTCGGCCGCGTGCGCATGGTGCATACGTGGTGCTTCACCGACTGGATCTATCGCCCTCGCCGTCCCGACGAACTCGACACCGCTCAGGGCGGCGGCGTGACCTTGCGTCAGGGCTCACATCAGTTCGACATCATTCGTCTGCTCGCGGGCGGCGCGGCACGCAGCGTACGCGCTAAAACGTTCGACTGGGACCCTGAACGGCGCGCAATCGGCGCGCATACAGTCTTCATCGAATTCGCCGATGGCGCCGCCGCCACGGCCGTCTATAACGGCTATGGCCGATTCGCGAGTGCGGAGTTGAGCTTCGATATCGGCGAATGGGGCTTTCCCGCGCAGCCGCGTGCCATTGCGAAGCCATCGAGTATCGAAGATGAATTGCGTGCCAAGGCCGCACGCGCGCGTCACGCGATTCCCGCGAGCGCGCCGGATCAACCGTTCTTCGGCTTGACGCTCGTGAGTTGCGAGCGAGGCGAGATTCGTCAGTCGCCTAAAGGCCTTTTCGTCTATACGCACGAAGGCCGGCGCGAGATCGAATTGCCGACCGATATCTCGCCGCGCGAACTTGTGATGCGCGAGTTTCACGACGCAATCAGCGGTCGCAAGCGCGCCATACACGATGGCCGATGGGGCCTCGCCAATCTGGAAGTATGCGCGGCGGCGATCGCTTCGTCGGAACGTGGCGAGGAAGTCTTTCTGATGCATCAGGTCGCGCTCGCGTGA
- a CDS encoding MarR family winged helix-turn-helix transcriptional regulator codes for MNKSEQKIPRDPQPGTLKHWREALPEERMAHLVKDAARGFSRSLQARLKEHDVLYGHWTFLRILWQTDGLTQRQLSEQAGVAEPTTFSALKTMETLGYLTRQKLPDNRKQVRVFLTPKGVALRTALVPGAIDVNRIALAGITQEDIAATRRTLLAMIENLAADDLVAAKNGRDSANGTFSEESL; via the coding sequence ATGAACAAGAGCGAGCAAAAGATTCCACGCGACCCGCAACCGGGCACGCTCAAGCACTGGCGCGAGGCCTTGCCGGAAGAACGCATGGCGCATCTCGTCAAGGACGCGGCGCGCGGCTTTTCGCGCTCGTTGCAGGCGCGCCTTAAAGAGCACGACGTGCTTTACGGACACTGGACGTTTCTGCGCATCCTCTGGCAGACCGACGGCCTTACGCAGCGGCAGTTGAGCGAACAGGCGGGCGTGGCCGAACCGACCACGTTTTCCGCGTTGAAGACGATGGAAACGCTCGGCTATCTCACGCGCCAGAAGTTGCCCGACAACCGCAAGCAAGTGCGCGTGTTCCTGACGCCCAAGGGTGTCGCGTTGCGCACCGCGCTCGTGCCCGGCGCGATCGACGTGAATCGCATCGCGCTTGCAGGTATCACGCAGGAAGACATCGCCGCCACGCGCCGCACGTTGCTCGCGATGATCGAGAACCTGGCCGCCGACGACCTCGTGGCCGCAAAGAACGGCCGCGATTCGGCTAATGGCACCTTCAGCGAGGAATCACTGTGA
- a CDS encoding aromatic ring-hydroxylating dioxygenase subunit alpha yields the protein MLTAEQNETLTRIGPGSSMGKLLRRYWQPFAAASELDDKWTKRVRLLGEDLVLFRDRQGRRGLIAEQCPHRRASFAHGIPTEQGIRCPYHGWEFSAEGKCLNQPNEPDNCAFRDKVTTDAYPVEELGGVLFAYMGPEPRPLLPRFDGFIAPGAIRMMGRALLPVNWLQIMENSVDPIHTEWLHGHHYEFQKEQEGVKVAISAKHEKIAFNEFEFGVTKHRLLAGHSEDSDDWRIGHPIVFPNMLAVGNGDEASRYYSFQIRVPVDDEHTLHLWYNAYLPPKGIDVPARLTDRLHTYDVPFRDADGEFIVDNVDGQDMMAWITQGAIADRTRENLGASDQGLAIYRRMLRRELKKVEAGEDPMGLVRDPVRNQCIDLPNERKKHHNSDGFASFMLRTHAKYSPIAQDLVRIFE from the coding sequence ATGCTCACGGCTGAACAAAACGAAACCTTGACGCGCATCGGACCAGGCTCGTCGATGGGAAAGCTGCTGCGCCGTTATTGGCAACCGTTCGCGGCGGCATCGGAACTCGACGATAAATGGACCAAGCGCGTGCGTCTCTTGGGCGAAGACCTCGTGCTCTTTAGGGATCGGCAAGGAAGGCGCGGTTTGATCGCGGAGCAATGTCCGCATCGGCGTGCGTCGTTCGCGCATGGTATTCCCACGGAGCAGGGCATTCGCTGTCCGTATCATGGCTGGGAGTTTAGCGCAGAGGGCAAGTGCCTCAATCAGCCGAACGAGCCGGATAACTGCGCCTTCCGCGACAAGGTCACAACCGATGCTTACCCCGTCGAAGAACTCGGCGGTGTGCTGTTTGCCTATATGGGACCGGAGCCGCGTCCGCTGCTGCCGCGTTTCGACGGCTTCATCGCGCCGGGCGCGATCCGCATGATGGGCCGCGCGCTGTTGCCGGTGAACTGGCTGCAGATCATGGAGAACTCCGTCGATCCGATCCACACCGAATGGCTGCACGGCCATCACTATGAGTTTCAGAAGGAACAGGAAGGCGTGAAGGTCGCGATCAGCGCGAAGCACGAGAAGATCGCCTTCAATGAATTCGAATTCGGCGTGACGAAGCACCGCCTGCTTGCAGGCCATTCGGAGGACTCGGACGACTGGCGTATCGGCCATCCGATCGTGTTCCCGAACATGCTCGCCGTGGGCAACGGCGACGAAGCCTCGCGCTATTACTCGTTTCAGATTCGCGTACCGGTCGACGACGAGCACACGTTGCATCTCTGGTACAACGCGTACCTTCCGCCGAAGGGCATCGACGTGCCGGCGCGTCTCACGGACCGCCTGCATACCTACGATGTTCCGTTTCGCGATGCGGACGGCGAATTCATCGTCGATAACGTCGATGGCCAGGACATGATGGCGTGGATCACGCAAGGTGCGATAGCGGATCGCACGCGCGAAAACCTCGGCGCTTCCGATCAGGGCCTCGCGATCTACCGCCGCATGCTGCGCCGCGAACTGAAGAAGGTCGAAGCGGGCGAAGACCCGATGGGCCTCGTGCGCGATCCCGTGCGCAATCAGTGCATCGACTTGCCGAACGAGCGCAAGAAGCATCACAACAGTGACGGCTTTGCGAGCTTCATGCTGCGCACGCACGCGAAGTATTCGCCGATCGCGCAGGACCTCGTGCGCATCTTCGAATAG